The genomic segment TGCTTTTTCAAGAGCGCATATGGACTTGAAGGAGAGCCATAGCTAGAGGGGTTTTTAAATGGAAGACTTGTGCTCATCTAATTCAATTTGCCTTTACTATCATTTGGtcgatattgaaaaaaaatatcgcGAACTGACATAACCagtagaaaaaaagatggaaTCAGCTCTGTAGTGCTGGTTTCAATCCTGTTTGTTGGTGAAAAAATAGCACCAGAAGGGCAATTGTACGTTTCCGTAATGTCGCACAACGCAATGGAACATTGGAAGAGCAAGCTGAGCAAAACAAGTACCTCGACGTACGTCCTCTTGGCCGTGATTGCTGTTGTATTTTTGGTTACAATCAGAAGACCCAATGGCAGCAAGGGaaaaagcagtaaaaaGAGGGCTTctaaaaagaacaagaaaggTAAGAAtcagtttgaaaaagcgCCGGTTCCTCTGACTCTAGAAGAACAAATTGACAATGTGTCGTTGAGATACGGCAACGAGTTGGAAGGTCGTAGCAAGGATCTAATAAACAGATTTGATGtggaagatgaaaaggaCATCTACGAGCGTAACTATTGCAACGAAATGCTTTTGAAGTTGCTGATTGAGTTAGACAGTATCGATTTGATTAACGTGGATGAGTCCTTAAGAAGGCCgttgaaggaaaaaaggaaaggcGTCATAAAGGAAATTCAGGCTATGTTAAAAAGTTTGGACTCTCTTAAATAAGTTTGTATTTTTAGTTTATAGATAACGGCTCTTGCCGAATTCATAGGCTGCACTCATTCCGGTACGGTACACATTTGTTGCATTTATTATATTAGAGATGCGTTGTCCCTGTTTTTCTACCTCCGACATCATGCTGAAACATGGCATGTAATTACCGTAAAAGGAAATTACATGGCGAGTGTCACATAATAGCGACAATAACATGTATACACAGCCAGCTATTCTGAAACACACCACATTATAGTTATTGAATGTGTGTGTTTTTTGATAACAGTATAAAAGTGAAGAGAAAGCACGTCGAGCCTTGTCATGATGAATTCTTTAATGATCTTCGCGTGATTTAATTCTAGTGGTTCGTATCGCCTAAAATCAtaccaaaataaaaagagtGTCTAGAAGGGTCATATAATGTCTGCAATTAATCATCTTTGTTTGAAACTTATTTTGGCGAGTTTCGCGATTATTAACACCATTACTGCTTTAACAAACGATGGCACTGGTCACTTAGAATTCCTTTTACAACACGAAGAGGAGATGTATTACGCAACAACCTTAGATATAGGTACACCGTCCCAAAGTCTGACAGTGTTGTTTGATACCGGATCTGCCGATTTTTGGGTTATGGATTCTAGCAATCCCTTCTGCTtaccaaattcaaataCGTCATCCTATTCAAACGCAACTTATAATGGCGAAGAAGTTAAGCCTTCAATTGATTGCAGGTCTATGAGTACTTATAATGAGCATAGATCTTCCACCTACCAATATCTGGAAAATGGTAGGTTTTACATCACATATGCTGACGGAACATTTGCTGACGGTAGTTGGGGGACGGAAACTGTATCAATTAATGGAATTGACATCCCCAATATCCAGTTCGGAGTTGCCAAGTATGCTACGACACCCGTTAGTGGTGTTCTTGGAATTGGGTTTCCTAGAAGAGAGTCCGTTAAGGGCTATGAAGGTGCTCCTAATGAATATTATCCTAATTTTCCTCAGATTTtaaaaagtgaaaaaataatcgATGTGGTCGCGTATTCGCTGTTCTTAAACTCACCTGATTCAGGTACTGGTTCGATTGTTTTTGGTGCCATTGATGAATCAAAGTTTTCTGGTGATTTGTTCACTTTCCCTATGGTAAATGAATATCCCACAATAGTCGACGCTCCTGCAACTTTAGCAATGACTATACAAGGATTAGGTGCCCAAAACAAAAGTAGTTGTGAACATGAAACGTTTACGACGACCAAGTATCCAGTTTTGTTGGACTCAGGAACCTCGCTATTGAATGCGCCCAAGGTCATAGCAGATAAAATGGCTTCTTTTGTAAATGCGTCCTATAGTGAAGAGGAaggtatatatatattagaCTGTCCAGTATCTGTAGGTGACGTGGAATACAATTTTGATTTCGGCGATTTGCAAATAAGTGTTCCACTGTCTAGTTTGATTTTAAGTCCCGAGACAGAAGGCAGCTATTGTGGGTTTGCGGTCCAGCCAACAAACGATTCGATGGTTCTGGGTGATGTGTTCCTGTCCTCTGCATACGTCGTATTCGATCTCGATAATTATAAGATATCTTTAGCACAGGCAAATTGGAACGCAAGCGAAGTTTCGAAAAAGCTAGTAAATATTCAAACAGATGGGTCTATTTCAGGTGCCAAAATTGCTACAGCTGAACCCTGGTCCACCAATGAACCATTTACAGTCACCTCTGACATTTATTCATCTACAGGCTGCAAGAGTAggccttttcttcaatcatCGACAGCCTCTTCGCTTATTGCAGAAACCAACGTACAAAGTCGCAACTGCTCTACGAAGATGCCAGGCACTAGATCAACTACTGTCTTAAGTAAGCCTACTCAAAATAGTGCTATGCATCAAAGTACAGGCGCTGTCACACAAACCTCAAATGAAACTAAATTAGAATTATCCTCGACTATGGCAAATTCGGGCAGTGTCTCGCTTCCCACTTCGAATTCAATAGACAAAGAGTTCGAACATTCGAAATCTCAAACTACCAGCGATCCAAGTGTAGCAGAGCATTCTACGTTTAACCAAACGTTTGTACATGAAACTAAATATCGGCCTACTCATAAGACAGTCATAACAGAAACTGTCACGAAGTATTCTACAGTCTTAATAAATGTCTGTAAACCAACATATTAAGAAATCTGGAGTACAATTTCTTTATAGCATataaatatcaaatatATAGTCATTTTTAATACATGGAAAgcataataaaaaaacaagggGAGTTTTACTGATATCATTGGGatatataaaacaaaatagtAATATTATGCAGCCATCACAATTTTGAACAAGTAGCACATTATTCATTGAATAAATGCTAAAAAAATCTCCGCGACGGGGAATTGAACCCCGATCTGGCACGCGACAAGCGCCCATTCTGACCATTAAACTATCACGGAATATTAGATGTGATATTgttgtatctcaaaatgCGATACGTCAATATGACAATACGTCATCCTAAACGTCCGtaaaacacatatgaaacaaccttataacaaaacgaacaacatGAGATAAAACCCGGCCTCCCCTAGCTGAACTAACCAAACGTATAAATGCCTGAACAATTAGTTTAGATCCAAGATTCCGCGCTTTCACCATTTAGTATGATTCATATTCTATACAATATATAAGATAAGTAACATCCCGTGAATTAAGCTGATAATCCGTTTTGACAGCTCGTTACTTCCCTAAGACtgttaataataataagaTTGTCAAGACACCCCGGTATTACTCGAGCCCGTAATacaacaattttttcatttcactTATCCTTTGTATTTTATGTACAGTAAAATCTGTCATCTGAAATAAGGACcttgttgaagaaagacTTTGTTGTGTCGgaatgttggaataaaaatccactattttctatcaactaatagttatactatcaatatattatcatatacgttgttaagatgatgacataacttatgagaagctgtcatcgaggttagaggaagctgaaatacaaaaattgataatgtaataggataacgaaacatataaaacggaatgaggaacaatcgtaatattagtatgtaaaaatataaattccactttgaggattcctatgtcctcgaggagaactttcagtatattctgtatacataatattataagcatttatcaacaatggaacccccaacaattatctcaaaattcacccatttctcaaATATTATATAGCCTTTACTAACAACGGaattccaacaattatctaattaTTCATTAAATGGCCAGGAAAGTCCTGGCAGAGGGGTACTTTCATCAGTAAAGGAATAATTGTCCCAGTACTCCCCCGCATCATAAACCCACTGGGTTGCATTCTCCAAAGTTGGCACTAGATGAGTTGCTATTAATTCCTCCGTGCAGCCATTTATAGCGGACACATTTAAAACATAGTCACCTAACATTGGGTTAGTTGTATAAGATAGATAGCTAATATCAGGCGTGGCATTCCCCCAAATAATCAATAAGTTTGCTGATTCATTACTCATCAAAGTAGTTATACTGGGATAGTTCATGTCAATgtccatttcttttcagaaaaACAGACTGTTAAATAAAACAGGCCTTaaacttcaatttttgaacttttttctaCTTTCTGCCTTTAGCTCTGTTGTCTCATTAAAATAGTACATAATTTGTGCATAGCTACTTGTAAGAAGCAGTCGAGTAAATGTTTGGAAGCTGTTTGCAACCACATTTTAAATGATATCCTTTATGCGATAATCTCATCTACCGTAAAATACGAGCTTCTATGGCCAAGTTGGTAAGGCGCCACACTAGTAATGTGGAGATCATCGGTTCAAATCCGATTGGaagcaattttttttctttgaaagagaatctttttcaaatacgGAAGAATGAAGAAGTATCGACAATGCAAATTACCTTAATGATCTCgtctaaaaaaattttgaagaggAATTATTCTGATTTACACGCAAAAAGTGGCAATAATCTACTCTTTAATTTGGTATCATTGTTTGTCTTAGTACTTAAATTGTGCCTCTGGAACTGATCAAATTCCTTTCTCCATCACATGAGTACGAGGAGGGGTGTTAAGGAATTAAAGACAGTCTACTAAAACTATTTCCCTAAGCATGCTTAAATCATTAAAATCCAGAAGACTAATCTTAAAACGATTAGTAACACTGCTGCTctctttattcttttcttatctCATTTTCTCTGCCAGTCGGAATGTTACATCATCCAATAAATTAAACAACCATGCAAGCGAGAGGACAGCTGTTGAATCATCTGCATTCAATTGGATTGAAAAACGACAACACCAAGTGAGATCCGAAAACTTAATGAACAGATTATCTGCCTACTTTTTGCC from the Saccharomyces cerevisiae S288C chromosome IX, complete sequence genome contains:
- the BAR1 gene encoding aspartyl protease BAR1 (Aspartyl protease secreted to periplasmic space of mating type a cell; helps cells monitor availability of mating partners; cleaves and inactivates alpha factor allowing cells to recover from alpha-factor-induced cell cycle arrest); this encodes MSAINHLCLKLILASFAIINTITALTNDGTGHLEFLLQHEEEMYYATTLDIGTPSQSLTVLFDTGSADFWVMDSSNPFCLPNSNTSSYSNATYNGEEVKPSIDCRSMSTYNEHRSSTYQYLENGRFYITYADGTFADGSWGTETVSINGIDIPNIQFGVAKYATTPVSGVLGIGFPRRESVKGYEGAPNEYYPNFPQILKSEKIIDVVAYSLFLNSPDSGTGSIVFGAIDESKFSGDLFTFPMVNEYPTIVDAPATLAMTIQGLGAQNKSSCEHETFTTTKYPVLLDSGTSLLNAPKVIADKMASFVNASYSEEEGIYILDCPVSVGDVEYNFDFGDLQISVPLSSLILSPETEGSYCGFAVQPTNDSMVLGDVFLSSAYVVFDLDNYKISLAQANWNASEVSKKLVNIQTDGSISGAKIATAEPWSTNEPFTVTSDIYSSTGCKSRPFLQSSTASSLIAETNVQSRNCSTKMPGTRSTTVLSKPTQNSAMHQSTGAVTQTSNETKLELSSTMANSGSVSLPTSNSIDKEFEHSKSQTTSDPSVAEHSTFNQTFVHETKYRPTHKTVITETVTKYSTVLINVCKPTY
- a CDS encoding uncharacterized protein (hypothetical protein; null mutant shows improved incorporation efficiency of noncanonical amino acids in place of amber stop codon) produces the protein MDIDMNYPSITTLMSNESANLLIIWGNATPDISYLSYTTNPMLGDYVLNVSAINGCTEELIATHLVPTLENATQWVYDAGEYWDNYSFTDESTPLPGLSWPFNE
- the SNL1 gene encoding Snl1p (Ribosome-associated protein; proposed to act in protein synthesis, nuclear pore complex biogenesis and maintenance as well as protein folding and prion maintenance; has similarity to the mammalian BAG-1 protein) → MSHNAMEHWKSKLSKTSTSTYVLLAVIAVVFLVTIRRPNGSKGKSSKKRASKKNKKGKNQFEKAPVPLTLEEQIDNVSLRYGNELEGRSKDLINRFDVEDEKDIYERNYCNEMLLKLLIELDSIDLINVDESLRRPLKEKRKGVIKEIQAMLKSLDSLK